In Spirochaeta lutea, a single window of DNA contains:
- a CDS encoding virulence RhuM family protein, with protein MSEEIRNTGDLIIYETADGKNRIECKLAGETIWLSQALMAELFDRSKKTISEHLQNLFAEGELEESSVVRNFRTTAADGKSYDVVYYNLEAVLAVGFRVKSPRGTQFRKWANTQLREFLVKGFVMDDERLKDPGKLDYFDELLARIREIRASEKRFYQKVRELFALSTDYKDDEKAAQLFFAEVQNKLLFAVTGKTAAEVVVSRANPEEPNMALTSWSGSRVRKQDVIVAKNYLSSDEIDSLNRLVVIFLEQAELRVKDRKQLTLDFWRSNVDRLLEFNDKQVLHGLGSISHQAMKSIAHDRYESFDTARRQQEAIDADKDDLAQLEKLEKQLENKGGKQ; from the coding sequence ATGAGCGAGGAAATACGAAACACCGGCGATCTGATCATCTACGAGACCGCCGACGGCAAAAACAGAATAGAGTGCAAACTGGCCGGTGAGACTATCTGGCTTTCGCAAGCCTTAATGGCCGAGCTCTTCGACCGCTCCAAAAAGACCATCAGCGAGCACCTACAAAACCTTTTTGCCGAAGGAGAGCTGGAAGAATCTTCAGTTGTCCGGAATTTCCGGACAACTGCCGCCGACGGTAAAAGCTATGATGTGGTCTATTACAATCTGGAAGCGGTTCTGGCGGTAGGTTTTCGGGTTAAGTCACCCCGGGGAACACAATTCCGCAAATGGGCCAACACCCAGCTGCGGGAATTCCTGGTCAAAGGCTTTGTGATGGACGATGAGCGGCTCAAAGACCCGGGAAAACTGGACTACTTTGACGAGCTCCTGGCCCGCATCCGGGAAATCCGGGCTTCTGAAAAGCGCTTTTATCAGAAGGTGCGGGAACTTTTCGCCTTAAGCACCGATTACAAGGACGATGAAAAGGCTGCCCAGCTCTTCTTTGCGGAGGTGCAGAACAAACTGCTCTTTGCCGTTACCGGAAAGACCGCTGCGGAAGTGGTGGTCAGCCGGGCAAACCCGGAGGAGCCCAATATGGCCCTCACCAGTTGGAGCGGCAGCCGGGTGCGCAAGCAGGACGTAATTGTCGCTAAGAATTACCTGAGTTCCGATGAAATCGATTCCCTGAACCGGCTGGTGGTCATTTTTCTGGAGCAGGCAGAGCTGCGGGTAAAGGATCGCAAACAACTGACCCTGGATTTCTGGCGGAGCAATGTAGACCGACTGCTGGAGTTTAACGATAAACAGGTATTGCATGGTCTGGGGAGCATCAGCCACCAAGCCATGAAGTCAATCGCCCACGACCGCTATGAAAGTTTTGACACCGCCCGCCGACAGCAGGAAGCCATTGATGCCGACAAGGACGATCTGGCCCAGTTGGAAAAGCTGGAAAAGCAGCTTGAGAACAAGGGGGGTAAACAATGA
- a CDS encoding restriction endonuclease subunit S, with product MSRKKYPNYKPSGIPWLGDVPEGWEVKRLKTSVNYWVSNVDKVPSEDEQPILLCNYTDVYYNDFISPDLSLMETTATSEEIKKFHLEAGDVVITKDSESWEDIAVPSLIVKTESNLLCGYHLAMIRPKKNKIVGDYLFRQFQSSATNHQFQIASTGVTRYGLPKSAIGDAIIPLPPLPEQQAIAAFLDRETGRIDALIEKKKQLIDLLKEKRSAMISRAVTKGLDPSVKMRPSGVPWLGDVPEGWEVKKFSYVIGFQEGPGIMAVDFQDEGIPLLRIRNIQGPYVNLGDCNFLDPNKVADKWNHFKCKKTDLLISGSASTGLVCEVNEIGVGAIPYTGIIRLWPNSGTIAKDFIRWFVSSALFDTQVSIFQAGSTIKHFGPDHLRKMKVPLPPLPEQQSIAAFLDRETSKIDALVSKVETAIERLKEYRISLISSAVTGKIDVREEMKAEVAHG from the coding sequence ATGAGCAGAAAGAAATACCCCAACTACAAGCCCTCGGGAATTCCCTGGCTGGGGGATGTGCCAGAGGGTTGGGAAGTTAAGAGGCTGAAAACATCTGTCAACTACTGGGTAAGCAATGTTGATAAGGTTCCCAGTGAAGATGAACAGCCTATACTCCTCTGTAACTACACAGACGTGTATTACAATGATTTTATATCACCAGATTTGAGTCTGATGGAAACAACCGCAACATCAGAAGAAATAAAGAAATTTCATCTTGAAGCTGGTGATGTTGTGATTACAAAAGATTCTGAATCGTGGGAGGATATCGCTGTACCTTCACTTATTGTAAAAACCGAATCGAATTTGCTATGCGGATATCACTTAGCAATGATACGGCCAAAAAAAAATAAGATTGTGGGTGATTATTTATTTAGACAATTTCAATCAAGTGCGACTAACCATCAATTTCAAATCGCATCAACTGGTGTAACTCGATATGGGTTGCCTAAAAGTGCAATTGGCGATGCCATTATCCCTCTCCCCCCTCTCCCCGAACAGCAGGCCATTGCCGCTTTCCTTGACCGGGAAACCGGTCGAATCGACGCCTTGATCGAGAAAAAGAAACAGCTAATTGATCTGCTCAAAGAAAAACGCAGCGCCATGATCTCCCGGGCCGTGACCAAAGGGCTGGACCCTTCGGTGAAGATGAGGCCCTCGGGAGTTCCCTGGCTTGGAGATGTGCCGGAGGGGTGGGAGGTGAAGAAATTTTCTTACGTAATTGGTTTTCAGGAGGGACCGGGCATCATGGCGGTAGACTTTCAAGATGAAGGAATACCGTTGCTGCGAATCCGCAATATTCAAGGACCATATGTTAATTTGGGCGATTGTAATTTTTTAGATCCAAACAAAGTTGCAGATAAATGGAACCATTTTAAATGCAAGAAAACGGATTTGCTTATAAGTGGCAGCGCTTCCACTGGACTTGTATGTGAAGTAAATGAAATTGGCGTTGGAGCAATCCCATATACCGGCATAATTCGCCTATGGCCAAATAGCGGTACAATTGCCAAAGATTTTATTAGATGGTTTGTTTCTTCTGCTTTATTTGATACACAGGTTTCTATTTTTCAAGCAGGATCAACAATAAAACATTTTGGCCCTGACCATCTTCGAAAAATGAAAGTGCCTCTCCCCCCTCTCCCCGAACAGCAGTCCATAGCCGCCTTTCTTGACCGGGAAACCTCAAAAATCGATGCCCTGGTCAGCAAGGTAGAGACGGCCATCGAACGTCTCAAAGAATACCGAATCTCCCTGATCTCTTCGGCGGTGACCGGAAAGATCGATGTGAGGGAAGAAATGAAAGCGGAGGTTGCTCATGGGTAA
- a CDS encoding type I restriction-modification system subunit M codes for MAIQSHSQMANFIWSICNLLRGPYKRNEYRKVILPLTVLRRFDCILDPTKAKVLEEFQSLKGKSENIINAKLREITGVPFYNLSKLNFPRLLDDPNHIAPNLNSYINSFSPNIRQIFERFDFGIQVNRLNEKNLLFNVIKQFASDKMDLSPSTIDNIQMGYVFEELIRIGAEQSNEEAGEHFTPREVIRLMVNLLLSPEEDLRKSHVVKTIYDPACGTGGMLSVAEQYIRDLNNEAQPHLYGQDWNDEAYAICRADMLIKGEDADNIKPDCTFEKDGFKKQKFDYMLANPPFGVEWKQQQKTIENERDTLGYEGRFGAGTPRINDGSLLFLQHMISKMRTPDEGGSRIGIVFNGSPLFTGDAGSGESNIRQWIIENDWLEAIVALPDQLFYNTGISTYIWIISNKKEQRRKGKIQLIDARNYFVKMRKSLGNKRHQIGDGEDNLPDQISAISKIYGNFKHNETRKFTIDGQEKELEVSKIFDNIDFGFNKITVERPLRLNFQATEERIKRLDDFKGFINIASSKKKNETLRQQEIEAGEKRQQAVKTLLFDLRKATSEQLFKDRAVFLKELKKLDQASGIRLTAPELKVILEALSEKDETAEICRDAKGRPEPDSDLRDTENVPLKENVEDYFKREVLPHVPDAWIDHKKTKVGYEIPLNRHFYRYEPPRELEEIETDIKELEQEIVSMLAEITGSIGVVS; via the coding sequence ATGGCAATACAGTCCCATAGTCAAATGGCAAATTTTATCTGGAGTATCTGTAATCTGCTCCGTGGACCGTATAAAAGGAATGAATACCGAAAAGTAATCCTTCCATTAACGGTATTAAGACGCTTTGACTGTATTCTTGATCCTACAAAAGCAAAGGTGCTTGAAGAGTTTCAATCCCTGAAAGGAAAATCTGAAAACATTATCAATGCCAAACTAAGAGAAATTACGGGAGTCCCGTTTTACAACCTGTCAAAACTGAATTTCCCAAGACTTCTGGATGACCCGAATCATATTGCCCCCAACCTGAACAGCTATATCAATTCCTTTTCTCCCAATATTCGTCAAATTTTTGAGCGCTTTGATTTTGGAATTCAGGTTAACAGGCTCAATGAAAAGAATCTTTTATTCAATGTCATCAAGCAATTTGCTTCCGATAAGATGGATCTTTCTCCTTCGACCATCGACAACATACAGATGGGCTATGTTTTTGAGGAATTGATCCGAATCGGGGCTGAACAATCCAATGAAGAGGCGGGAGAGCATTTTACCCCCCGGGAAGTGATCCGGCTGATGGTAAATCTGCTTCTCTCTCCCGAGGAAGATTTACGCAAAAGCCATGTGGTGAAGACCATCTATGACCCTGCCTGCGGTACCGGTGGGATGCTATCGGTCGCCGAGCAGTACATTAGGGATTTGAACAACGAAGCACAGCCCCATCTGTATGGCCAGGATTGGAACGATGAAGCCTATGCCATCTGCCGGGCGGACATGCTCATTAAGGGTGAAGACGCTGATAACATTAAACCGGATTGCACCTTTGAAAAAGACGGTTTTAAAAAACAGAAGTTTGACTACATGCTGGCAAATCCTCCTTTTGGAGTGGAGTGGAAACAGCAGCAAAAGACCATAGAAAACGAGAGAGATACCCTTGGGTACGAAGGGCGTTTTGGCGCAGGAACGCCGCGCATAAACGATGGTTCCCTGTTATTCCTTCAGCACATGATTTCCAAGATGCGGACTCCAGATGAAGGTGGGAGCCGCATTGGAATCGTGTTTAACGGCTCACCTCTATTTACAGGGGATGCGGGAAGCGGTGAGTCCAATATTCGGCAGTGGATTATTGAAAACGACTGGCTGGAGGCCATTGTGGCCTTGCCTGATCAGCTTTTTTACAATACCGGTATTTCAACCTATATCTGGATCATCAGCAACAAGAAAGAACAACGGCGCAAAGGCAAGATCCAGCTTATCGACGCCAGAAACTACTTTGTAAAAATGCGCAAGAGCCTTGGAAACAAGCGACACCAGATTGGCGACGGGGAAGATAATCTACCGGACCAGATTTCCGCAATCAGTAAGATCTACGGCAACTTCAAACACAACGAGACGCGGAAGTTTACCATTGACGGTCAGGAGAAGGAACTTGAGGTATCCAAAATCTTTGACAACATTGATTTCGGGTTTAATAAAATCACCGTTGAACGGCCCCTGCGCCTCAATTTTCAGGCTACTGAAGAACGGATAAAACGGTTGGATGATTTCAAAGGGTTCATCAATATTGCTTCTAGTAAAAAGAAAAACGAAACCCTCCGTCAGCAGGAAATTGAAGCCGGGGAAAAACGCCAACAAGCTGTCAAAACGCTGCTTTTTGATTTGAGAAAAGCCACCTCTGAGCAGTTGTTCAAGGACAGAGCTGTTTTCCTCAAGGAACTAAAAAAGTTGGATCAGGCTTCCGGCATTCGCTTAACCGCGCCGGAGCTGAAGGTGATACTGGAGGCTCTGAGTGAAAAAGATGAAACCGCAGAAATCTGCCGGGACGCCAAAGGCAGACCGGAACCGGATTCTGACCTGAGGGATACCGAGAATGTACCTCTCAAGGAAAACGTGGAGGACTACTTTAAGCGGGAAGTGCTGCCCCATGTCCCTGATGCCTGGATTGACCATAAGAAGACAAAGGTCGGCTACGAGATACCCCTGAACCGGCATTTCTACCGTTATGAACCTCCCCGGGAGCTGGAAGAGATCGAGACAGACATTAAGGAATTGGAGCAGGAGATAGTATCAATGTTGGCAGAGATTACCGGAAGCATCGGGGTAGTCTCATGA
- a CDS encoding DEAD/DEAH box helicase family protein — translation MAIDFNKITSKENENTAINPKDIFNLLPGKISKYSYLRDIQAEVLESWFVQKENATNIVKMNTGSGKTLIGLLILKSSINEGKGPAVYIVPDNFLLNQVSEEANNLGIEITTDPSSIRFRRNKSILITNVHRLFNGKSIFGIGNEGIKIEIGTLLIDDAHACIEKIEDQFTISIPNSFDIYNEIFNLLKDDLKKQSPSIVADIENATPYTNIQVPFWSIHNKSDDLYRILLKASESDEIKFHLPLLKNSIGLCDCIITSEKIEFSIRVTPINIFNSYSACQRKIIMSATLPDDSTLVTNLGISIEDIDHSISPKSASDIGERLILVPQELDNSINKNDIKAKITEIAKEINVVIIVPSFWRSRFWNDVAHKIVSAENIDEAVDELKSKHCGITVLVNKYDGIDLPQDACRLLIIDELPDERREIDKIDLNLLGNNTSILRKKIQKIEQGMGRGIRSNEDYCAVMLIGDSLVNHLYMNNAIDYFTPGTKAQFDLSEKISEQIRDKGIDEIISTINLLINRNKEWISANKQALVHSSYNKGQISEIAICLRNAYDQAEIRGYREATDIVQAVVNNMSASLLRGWLKYYLAKMMDFQNSVEAQLIMKNAIKENRKLPVPEEGIEYLKLENLNNTQAKTCHDFLMEFSNKNHIILKVNAILDDLIFLPDTSNRFEEALKNIAYYIGFSAQRPESEFKSGPDDLWSLGDLTYLVIECKNGAETDLINKHDCNQLNGSINWFRREYDSTCKFLPLMIHPSTRFHNACSPHEDIQIITSEKLEKLKKNIRAFIKAITSTGVISAVEEISRALITYKLTKDLLMSHYPDSFSISK, via the coding sequence GTGGCAATAGATTTTAATAAGATTACCTCAAAAGAAAATGAAAATACAGCAATCAACCCAAAAGACATTTTCAATTTACTCCCGGGAAAAATTTCAAAATATAGCTACTTAAGAGATATACAAGCTGAGGTTCTTGAATCATGGTTTGTTCAAAAAGAAAATGCGACAAATATTGTAAAAATGAATACTGGAAGTGGAAAAACTCTAATTGGCTTGTTAATTCTAAAATCTTCAATTAACGAGGGGAAAGGTCCTGCTGTATACATTGTACCAGATAATTTTTTACTAAACCAAGTATCAGAAGAAGCAAATAATTTGGGTATTGAAATAACGACAGACCCAAGTTCGATTAGATTTAGAAGAAATAAATCAATTTTAATAACTAATGTTCATAGACTATTTAATGGGAAGTCAATTTTTGGAATTGGGAATGAAGGTATAAAAATAGAGATCGGCACACTATTGATAGACGATGCTCATGCATGTATAGAGAAAATTGAAGACCAATTTACAATTAGTATTCCCAATTCCTTTGATATTTATAACGAAATATTTAACTTATTAAAGGATGATCTTAAAAAGCAATCTCCATCAATAGTTGCGGATATAGAAAATGCTACACCCTACACAAATATCCAAGTACCGTTCTGGTCTATTCACAACAAATCAGATGATCTTTATAGGATTCTTCTAAAAGCTAGTGAAAGTGATGAAATTAAGTTTCATTTACCACTCTTGAAAAACTCCATTGGACTATGTGATTGTATTATCACATCTGAAAAAATTGAATTTTCAATCAGAGTTACACCGATTAATATCTTTAATAGCTATTCTGCTTGTCAACGTAAAATTATAATGAGTGCTACTTTGCCAGATGATAGTACACTGGTAACAAATTTGGGAATTTCAATAGAAGATATAGATCATTCAATATCACCAAAATCTGCAAGTGATATTGGTGAAAGATTAATTCTCGTTCCGCAGGAATTAGATAACTCTATAAATAAAAATGATATAAAGGCTAAAATTACTGAAATAGCAAAAGAAATTAATGTTGTTATTATAGTCCCATCTTTTTGGAGATCTCGCTTCTGGAATGATGTAGCTCATAAAATTGTATCAGCAGAAAACATTGATGAGGCAGTTGACGAATTAAAGAGTAAACATTGTGGCATAACGGTTCTTGTAAACAAATACGATGGGATTGATCTTCCTCAGGATGCATGTAGATTATTGATAATTGATGAGCTTCCAGATGAAAGGCGTGAAATAGATAAAATAGACCTAAATTTACTAGGAAATAACACGTCAATTTTAAGAAAAAAAATACAAAAAATTGAACAGGGCATGGGAAGAGGTATTAGATCAAATGAAGATTACTGTGCAGTAATGTTAATTGGAGATAGTCTTGTAAATCATTTATACATGAATAACGCCATAGATTATTTTACCCCAGGCACAAAAGCTCAGTTTGATTTGTCTGAAAAAATATCTGAGCAAATTCGTGATAAAGGAATTGATGAAATCATTAGTACAATTAACCTCCTAATTAATAGAAATAAAGAATGGATATCTGCTAATAAGCAAGCTCTCGTACATTCGTCATACAATAAAGGGCAAATTTCAGAAATAGCAATTTGTTTAAGAAATGCATATGATCAAGCAGAAATTCGTGGCTATCGAGAAGCTACGGATATTGTCCAAGCAGTGGTCAATAATATGTCTGCATCATTATTAAGAGGTTGGTTGAAATATTATTTAGCTAAAATGATGGATTTTCAAAATTCTGTTGAAGCTCAGCTTATTATGAAGAATGCAATTAAAGAGAATAGAAAGCTACCTGTTCCAGAAGAAGGGATTGAATATTTAAAACTTGAAAATCTAAATAATACACAGGCTAAAACATGTCATGATTTCTTGATGGAATTTAGCAATAAAAATCATATTATTCTAAAGGTTAATGCTATTTTAGATGATCTGATATTTTTACCAGATACAAGTAATAGGTTTGAAGAAGCTTTGAAAAATATCGCATATTATATCGGATTTAGTGCTCAAAGACCAGAAAGCGAATTTAAAAGTGGTCCAGATGATCTTTGGTCATTGGGCGATTTAACCTATTTGGTTATAGAATGCAAAAATGGAGCGGAGACAGATCTCATTAATAAACATGATTGTAATCAATTGAATGGATCAATAAATTGGTTTAGAAGAGAATATGATTCTACTTGTAAATTTCTACCTTTAATGATTCATCCGAGTACTAGATTCCATAATGCCTGTTCTCCTCATGAGGACATTCAAATAATTACAAGCGAGAAGTTGGAAAAACTAAAAAAGAATATTAGAGCTTTTATTAAAGCTATTACTTCTACTGGGGTTATTTCGGCTGTGGAAGAAATTAGCAGAGCTTTAATAACATATAAATTAACAAAAGATTTGCTTATGAGTCATTATCCAGATTCATTTAGTATTTCAAAATAG